The following are encoded together in the Triticum dicoccoides isolate Atlit2015 ecotype Zavitan chromosome 6B, WEW_v2.0, whole genome shotgun sequence genome:
- the LOC119322662 gene encoding receptor-like protein 54 isoform X2 — protein MVATPILHHLHILTLLLICSCSMHASANTTTAVPCLPDQAPALLHLKHSFTHANLPSWRAGKDCCHWEGVACDAASGRVISLNLSNIDATIHRVDTALLNLTSLKSLSLTTTRISEGLSTLSKLPSLNTLELHGLSSSDPVGPELSSIGDIRQLTSLHLEGYDFSRSQPSWIGNLTGLAHLRMHGCSFAGPVPDQIGTLAKLTLLDLENCNYTGQSVPSWIGNLTRLTTLSIQGCRHSGSIPSAIANLTRLEVIRLGNNSLVGKIPQSLFAFPALKVLSLKNNQLSGHLEDIPFPLYSSLSTVEINDNQLTGHIPKSILQLKHLEYLNLESNRLSGTIKLSPFWRLERLFFLSLSNNKLSIADEEGADVLKSLPNIYQIHLASCNLTKFPGSLRYLDKVSVLDLSSNQINDVIPSWVWENWKDQLESLNLSRNMFTALEKFPSLVHMPRLTALDLSFNRLQGSIPIPVTAVSGNVLDYSNNNFSSILPDFGRYIRSFYLNLSKNKLNGYVPSSICSASHLNILDLSYNNFSGSLPSCLIGSGKLTVLKLRENQFNGTFPENIREECKFRTIDLNRNQIEGELPRALLNCQDLELLDIGNNQVRGSFPSWLDILPKLRVLVLRSNQLNGTIRDLDGDHGTTNQFPSLQILCLASNRFYGHLPKGWFNKFKAMMENVNEEGRVLGYYTNTTHGFYQDTVTITLKGSDLIFTKILTTFKAIDFSNNSFDGHFPESIGNLVSLHGVNMSSNNFTGQMPSSFSNLSQLESLDLSWNRISGEIPQVLTSLTSLAWLNLSYNNLVGRIPQGNQFLSFPNSSFEGNVGLCGNPLSKQ, from the exons ATGGTGGCTACTCCCATTCTGCACCACCTCCACATCCTCACGCTCCTCCTCATATGCTCCTGTTCCATGCACGCTTCAGCCAACACCACCACCGCCGTCCCCTGCCTCCCAGACCAAGCCCCGGCCCTCCTCCACCTCAAACATTCCTTCACACATGCAAACCTACCGTCATGGCGAGCTGGAAAAGACTGCTGCCACTGGGAGGGCGTCGCCTGCGACGCAGCCTCCGGAAGGGTCATCTCCCTTAACCTCAGCAACATCGACGCAACGATCCACCGCGTCGACACCGCACTCCTCAACCTCACCTCCCTGAAGAGCTTGAGCCTCACCACCACACGCATTTCCGAGGGGCTCTCTACGCTGAGCAAGCTTCCCTCACTGAACACTCTGGAGCTTCATGGGTTGAGCTCCTCGGACCCGGTAGGCCCGGAGCTATCTTCGATTGGCGATATCAGGCAGCTGACATCTCTGCACCTCGAGGGCTATGATTTCTCTCGGTCACAACCCTCTTGGATCGGCAATCTGACGGGCTTGGCGCACCTGCGCATGCACGGTTGCAGTTTCGCCGGGCCAGTGCCTGATCAGATTGGCACTCTTGCAAAGCTGACGCTGCTGGATTTGGAAAATTGCAACTACACCGGGCAATCGGTTCCTTCATGGATTGGAAACCTTACAAGGTTGACAACGTTGAGTATCCAAGGTTGCCGGCATTCTGGGTCGATTCCCTCGGCAATCGCAAACTTGACCCGGCTTGAAGTTATACGGCTAGGGAACAACAGCCTTGTCG GGAAAATTCCACAATCGTTGTTCGCTTTTCCAGCATTGAAAGTGCTTTCCCTAAAGAACAATCAACTCTCTGGTCATCTTGAAGACATTCCTTTCCCTCTATATTCATCCTTGTCTACTGTTGAGATAAACGACAACCAGTTAACTGGCCATATACCCAAATCAATCCTTCAGCTTAAACATCTTGAATACCTCAACCTTGAATCAAATAGATTGTCAGGCACAATCAAACTAAGCCCTTTCTGGAGGTTGGAGAGACTCTTTTTTCTTAGTCTATCCAATAACAAGCTATCAATCGCCGACGAAGAaggtgctgacgttttaaaatctcTTCCTAACATCTACCAGATACACCTTGCATCCTGCAACCTCACAAAATTTCCGGGTTCACTGAGATATCTAGATAAAGTTTCCGTTCTTGACCTTTCAAGTAATCAAATAAATGATGTTATACCAAGTTGGGTATGGGAGAACTGGAAGGACCAGCTTGAGAGTTTGAACCTCTCGCGCAACATGTTCACGGCTTTGGAGAAGTTTCCTTCTCTTGTTCATATGCCACGCCTAACTGCTCTTGATCTCAGCTTTAATAGGCTTCAAGGCAGCATACCAATACCGGTAACTGCAGTGTCTGGGAATGTATTAGATTATTCAAACAATAACTTCTCTTCCATTCTTCCTGACTTTGGAAGATATATTAGAAGCTTCTACCTCAATTTGTCCAAGAATAAATTAAATGGTTATGTACCATCTTCCATCtgcagtgcaagccatctcaatatCTTGGACCTGTCTTATAACAATTTTAGTGGATCACTCCCATCATGCCTTATTGGAAGTGGGAAACTAACTGTGTTGAAGTTGAGAGAAAATCAATTCAACGGGACGTTCCCTGAAAATATTAGAGAGGAGTGCAAGTTTCGAACAATAGATTTGAACAGAAATCAAATTGAAGGTGAACTACCAAGAGCATTGTTAAATTGTCAAGACTTAGAGCTTCTTGATATTGGTAACAATCAGGTCCGCGGTTCCTTTCCATCTTGGTTGGACATTCTTCCAAAGCTTCGGGTCCTTGTCTTACGGTCCAACCAGCTCAATGGAACAATAAGGGATCTTGATGGTGACCATGGAACCACCAACCAGTTCCCTAGTTTGCAAATACTCTGTTTGGCTTCCAACAGATTCTATGGACACCTGCCAAAAGGATGGTTTAATAAATTCAAAGCAATGATGGAAAATGTCAACGAGGAGGGACGAGTTTTAGGCTATTACACAAACACAACGCATGGATTTTATCAAGACACTGTTACCATCACACTTAAGGGATCCGACCTTATTTTCACCAAGATTCTAACTACTTTCAAAGCAATCGATTTCTCAAACAACTCATTTGATGGCCATTTTCCAGAGTCAATTGGGAATCTTGTTTCGCTTCACGGGGTTAATATGTCATCCAACAACTTCACGGGACAAATGCCATCTAGCTTCAGTAACTTGTCTCAGCTGGAATCGTTGGACCTCTCTTGGAACCGGATTTCAGGAGAAATCCCGCAAGTGCTGACCTCTCTTACCTCTCTTGCTTGGTTGAATCTTTCATACAACAACTTGGTTGGAAGAATACCGCAGGGTAACCAGTTCTTGTCATTTCCCAATAGTTCATTTGAAGGCAACGTGGGGCTATGTGGAAATCCGCTCTCTAAACAAT GA
- the LOC119322662 gene encoding receptor-like protein 54 isoform X1 yields the protein MVATPILHHLHILTLLLICSCSMHASANTTTAVPCLPDQAPALLHLKHSFTHANLPSWRAGKDCCHWEGVACDAASGRVISLNLSNIDATIHRVDTALLNLTSLKSLSLTTTRISEGLSTLSKLPSLNTLELHGLSSSDPVGPELSSIGDIRQLTSLHLEGYDFSRSQPSWIGNLTGLAHLRMHGCSFAGPVPDQIGTLAKLTLLDLENCNYTGQSVPSWIGNLTRLTTLSIQGCRHSGSIPSAIANLTRLEVIRLGNNSLVGKIPQSLFAFPALKVLSLKNNQLSGHLEDIPFPLYSSLSTVEINDNQLTGHIPKSILQLKHLEYLNLESNRLSGTIKLSPFWRLERLFFLSLSNNKLSIADEEGADVLKSLPNIYQIHLASCNLTKFPGSLRYLDKVSVLDLSSNQINDVIPSWVWENWKDQLESLNLSRNMFTALEKFPSLVHMPRLTALDLSFNRLQGSIPIPVTAVSGNVLDYSNNNFSSILPDFGRYIRSFYLNLSKNKLNGYVPSSICSASHLNILDLSYNNFSGSLPSCLIGSGKLTVLKLRENQFNGTFPENIREECKFRTIDLNRNQIEGELPRALLNCQDLELLDIGNNQVRGSFPSWLDILPKLRVLVLRSNQLNGTIRDLDGDHGTTNQFPSLQILCLASNRFYGHLPKGWFNKFKAMMENVNEEGRVLGYYTNTTHGFYQDTVTITLKGSDLIFTKILTTFKAIDFSNNSFDGHFPESIGNLVSLHGVNMSSNNFTGQMPSSFSNLSQLESLDLSWNRISGEIPQVLTSLTSLAWLNLSYNNLVGRIPQGNQFLSFPNSSFEGNVGLCGNPLSKQCETTDSTASSALAPPEPYNLWQDRLDAILLFTFVGLGFGVGFASAITFRMFCHIKGLDCKQW from the exons ATGGTGGCTACTCCCATTCTGCACCACCTCCACATCCTCACGCTCCTCCTCATATGCTCCTGTTCCATGCACGCTTCAGCCAACACCACCACCGCCGTCCCCTGCCTCCCAGACCAAGCCCCGGCCCTCCTCCACCTCAAACATTCCTTCACACATGCAAACCTACCGTCATGGCGAGCTGGAAAAGACTGCTGCCACTGGGAGGGCGTCGCCTGCGACGCAGCCTCCGGAAGGGTCATCTCCCTTAACCTCAGCAACATCGACGCAACGATCCACCGCGTCGACACCGCACTCCTCAACCTCACCTCCCTGAAGAGCTTGAGCCTCACCACCACACGCATTTCCGAGGGGCTCTCTACGCTGAGCAAGCTTCCCTCACTGAACACTCTGGAGCTTCATGGGTTGAGCTCCTCGGACCCGGTAGGCCCGGAGCTATCTTCGATTGGCGATATCAGGCAGCTGACATCTCTGCACCTCGAGGGCTATGATTTCTCTCGGTCACAACCCTCTTGGATCGGCAATCTGACGGGCTTGGCGCACCTGCGCATGCACGGTTGCAGTTTCGCCGGGCCAGTGCCTGATCAGATTGGCACTCTTGCAAAGCTGACGCTGCTGGATTTGGAAAATTGCAACTACACCGGGCAATCGGTTCCTTCATGGATTGGAAACCTTACAAGGTTGACAACGTTGAGTATCCAAGGTTGCCGGCATTCTGGGTCGATTCCCTCGGCAATCGCAAACTTGACCCGGCTTGAAGTTATACGGCTAGGGAACAACAGCCTTGTCG GGAAAATTCCACAATCGTTGTTCGCTTTTCCAGCATTGAAAGTGCTTTCCCTAAAGAACAATCAACTCTCTGGTCATCTTGAAGACATTCCTTTCCCTCTATATTCATCCTTGTCTACTGTTGAGATAAACGACAACCAGTTAACTGGCCATATACCCAAATCAATCCTTCAGCTTAAACATCTTGAATACCTCAACCTTGAATCAAATAGATTGTCAGGCACAATCAAACTAAGCCCTTTCTGGAGGTTGGAGAGACTCTTTTTTCTTAGTCTATCCAATAACAAGCTATCAATCGCCGACGAAGAaggtgctgacgttttaaaatctcTTCCTAACATCTACCAGATACACCTTGCATCCTGCAACCTCACAAAATTTCCGGGTTCACTGAGATATCTAGATAAAGTTTCCGTTCTTGACCTTTCAAGTAATCAAATAAATGATGTTATACCAAGTTGGGTATGGGAGAACTGGAAGGACCAGCTTGAGAGTTTGAACCTCTCGCGCAACATGTTCACGGCTTTGGAGAAGTTTCCTTCTCTTGTTCATATGCCACGCCTAACTGCTCTTGATCTCAGCTTTAATAGGCTTCAAGGCAGCATACCAATACCGGTAACTGCAGTGTCTGGGAATGTATTAGATTATTCAAACAATAACTTCTCTTCCATTCTTCCTGACTTTGGAAGATATATTAGAAGCTTCTACCTCAATTTGTCCAAGAATAAATTAAATGGTTATGTACCATCTTCCATCtgcagtgcaagccatctcaatatCTTGGACCTGTCTTATAACAATTTTAGTGGATCACTCCCATCATGCCTTATTGGAAGTGGGAAACTAACTGTGTTGAAGTTGAGAGAAAATCAATTCAACGGGACGTTCCCTGAAAATATTAGAGAGGAGTGCAAGTTTCGAACAATAGATTTGAACAGAAATCAAATTGAAGGTGAACTACCAAGAGCATTGTTAAATTGTCAAGACTTAGAGCTTCTTGATATTGGTAACAATCAGGTCCGCGGTTCCTTTCCATCTTGGTTGGACATTCTTCCAAAGCTTCGGGTCCTTGTCTTACGGTCCAACCAGCTCAATGGAACAATAAGGGATCTTGATGGTGACCATGGAACCACCAACCAGTTCCCTAGTTTGCAAATACTCTGTTTGGCTTCCAACAGATTCTATGGACACCTGCCAAAAGGATGGTTTAATAAATTCAAAGCAATGATGGAAAATGTCAACGAGGAGGGACGAGTTTTAGGCTATTACACAAACACAACGCATGGATTTTATCAAGACACTGTTACCATCACACTTAAGGGATCCGACCTTATTTTCACCAAGATTCTAACTACTTTCAAAGCAATCGATTTCTCAAACAACTCATTTGATGGCCATTTTCCAGAGTCAATTGGGAATCTTGTTTCGCTTCACGGGGTTAATATGTCATCCAACAACTTCACGGGACAAATGCCATCTAGCTTCAGTAACTTGTCTCAGCTGGAATCGTTGGACCTCTCTTGGAACCGGATTTCAGGAGAAATCCCGCAAGTGCTGACCTCTCTTACCTCTCTTGCTTGGTTGAATCTTTCATACAACAACTTGGTTGGAAGAATACCGCAGGGTAACCAGTTCTTGTCATTTCCCAATAGTTCATTTGAAGGCAACGTGGGGCTATGTGGAAATCCGCTCTCTAAACAATGTGAGACTACAGATTCAACTGCTTCAAGTGCATTGGCCCCTCCTGAACCTTATAATTTGTGGCAGGATAGACTTGATGCCATCCTTCTCTTCACATTTGTTGGCCTGGGGTTTGGAGTGGGCTTTGCATCGGCAATTACGTTCCGAATGTTTTGCCACATCAAAGGATTGGACTGCAAGCAATGGTAA
- the LOC119320776 gene encoding beta-fructofuranosidase, insoluble isoenzyme 4-like → MFHHRHGCGCPLLILLLPGFPFDESSLPCAEAAAAGSHRVVLYPHSEKVSSIVSSKYRTTFHFQPPKNWINDPNGPLYYKGLYHLFYQYNPGSVVPGNKTWAHSVSTDLVNWLRLASALDRTEPYDARGCWSGSVTVLTDGRPAILYTGADDVKNQAQCIAFPSNSSDPYLREWTKPSSNPVIRPDGPGLTPKQFRDPTTGWTGPDGQWRIAVGAELDGYSAALLYKSEDFASWSRVDHPLYSSNSSTMWECPDFFAALPGNTSGLDLSAAVLNGAKHVLKMSLDSCDKYMVGVYDLEGDKFVPDNVMDDRRLWLRIDYGNYYASKSFFDAKKGRRIIWGWANESDSSSDDAAKGWAGIQAIPRTIWLDGDGNQLLQWPVEEIESLRRNEISHQGIELKKGDMFEIKGTDTLQADVEIEFEPGTMDEADAFDPSWLLDTEKHCREADASAPGGLGPFGLVVLASDDMEEHTAVHLRVYKSKHKHMILMCSDLRRSSLRPGLYKPAYGAFFEFDIEKERKISLRTLIDRSAVESFGGGGRVCIMARVYPVVLVDDRGARMYAFNNGTTVVMVSQLKAWSMKRAQVNVKKG, encoded by the exons ATGTTCCACCATCGCCATGGCTGTGGCTGtcccctcctcatcctcctcctcccgggTTTCCCCTTTGATGAATCTTCGCTGCCGTGCGCAGAAGCGGCGGCCGCCGGTAGCCATAGGGTCGTCCTCTACCCGCACTCGGAGAAGGTCTCGTCCATCGTGAGCAGCAAGTACAGGACCACCTTCCATTTCCAGCCCCCCAAAAACTGGATCAACG ATCCAAATG GACCTCTGTACTACAAGGGCTTGTACCATCTCTTCTACCAGTACAACCCCGGCAGTGTGGTTCCGGGCAACAAGACCTGGGCCCACTCGGTCTCCACCGACCTCGTCAACTGGCTCAGGCTCGCGTCGGCATTGGACCGGACCGAGCCCTACGATGCCAGGGGCTGCTGGTCTGGCTCAGTCACTGTCCTCACCGATGGCCGGCCAGCCATCCTCTACACCGGCGCAGACGACGTGAAGAACCAAGCCCAATGCATCGCCTTCCCGAGTAACAGCTCCGACCCGTACCTCAGGGAATGGACCAAGCCCAGCAGCAACCCGGTGATCCGGCCGGATGGGCCGGGTCTGACCCCAAAACAGTTCAGGGATCCGACGACCGGCTGGACCGGACCGGATGGGCAGTGGAGGATAGCAGTTGGGGCCGAGCTGGACGGCTACAGTGCGGCACTCTTGTACAAGAGTGAGGACTTTGCGAGTTGGAGCAGGGTTGATCACCCGCTCTACTCCTCCAACTCATCCACCATGTGGGAGTGCCCCGACTTCTTCGCGGCACTGCCTGGCAACACCAGCGGACTGGACCTCTCCGCGGCGGTCCTGAATGGTGCCAAGCATGT CCTCAAGATGAGCCTAGATTCCTGTGACAAATACATGGTTGGGGTATATGATCTGGAAGGCGATAAGTTTGTGCCAGATAATGTCATGGACGATAGGCGTCTGTGGCTGAGGATCGACTACGGCAATTACTACGCGTCCAAGTCATTCTTCGACGCAAAAAAGGGAAGGAGGATCATATGGGGCTGGGCTAACGAGTCGGATAGTTCGTCGGATGATGCCGCAAAAGGTTGGGCTGGGATCCAG GCGATCCCCAGGACTATATGGTTAGATGGCGATGGTAATCAGTTGCTGCAATGGCCCGTTGAAGAGATCGAGTCCCTTCGAAGAAACGAAATTAGTCATCAAGGAATAGAGCTGAAAAAGGGTGACATGTTTGAAATTAAGGGGACTGATACTTTGCAG GCGGATGTGGAGATAGAGTTTGAGCCGGGAACCATGGATGAAGCTGATGCTTTTGATCCTTCCTGGCTATTGGACACAGAGAAGCATTGCAGGGAAGCAGATGCATCAGCTCCTGGTGGCCTGGGGCCATTTGGGCTTGTGGTTCTAGCCTCTGAtgacatggaggagcacactgccgtGCACCTTAGAgtctacaaatcaaagcacaagcacaTGATTCTTATGTGCTCTGACCTAAGAAG GTCGTCCCTGAGACCAGGGCTGTACAAGCCGGCCTATGGGGCCTTCTTCGAATTTGATATTGAAAAGGAAAGGAAGATATCTTTGAGAACATTG ATTGATCGTTCGGCGGTGGAGAGCTTTGGTGGTGGCGGCAGGGTTTGCATCATGGCTAGGGTCTACCCAGTTGTGCTGGTCGATGACAGAGGCGCTCGTATGTATGCTTTTAACAATGGCACGACCGTGGTCATGGTGTCACAGCTCAAGGCATGGAGCATGAAGAGGGCACAGGTGAATGTGAAGAAGGGATGA
- the LOC119322938 gene encoding sanguinarine reductase-like, translated as MATAHLSPALAVSSSRHPTSKHGQPPVLAQPGGTAVLRSCSLPLSSRLAASGRGGWRLAAAVEPRTAQQEEAEAEASSRLVLVVGGTGGVGQLLVASLLSRKIKTRLLIRNPEKAASLFGKQDESVLQVYEADTRNADALNPEMFEGVTHVICTTGTTAFPSKRWDGDNTPERVDWDGVRNFVSAMPQTVKRLVLVSSIGVTKYNEIPWSIMNLFGVLKYKKMAEDFVRNSGIPFTIIRPGRLTDGPYTSYDLNTLVKATAGERRAVEIGQGDKLVGEASRLVVAEACIQALDIESTQGKIYEISSVKGEGPGSDQEKWKQLFAAAESN; from the exons ATGGCGACGGCTCACCTCAGCCCGGCGCTGGCGGTCTCATCGTCGCGCCACCCAACCTCCAAACACGGCCAGCCGCCCGTCTTGGCGCAGCCAGGCGGCACAGCGGTGCTGCGGTCTTGCTCGCTTCCCTTGTCCTCGAGACTCGCCGCGTCGGGTCGAGGTGGGTGGCGGCTCGCGGCGGCAGTGGAGCCCAGGACCGCGCAGCAGGAAGAGGCCGAGGCCGAGGCCTCCTCGAGGCTGGTCCTCGTCGTCGGCGGAACCGGCGGCGTAG GCCAGTTGCTGGTAGCATCTTTGCTGAGCAGGAAAATTAAGACAAGGCTGCTCATAAGAAACCCTGAAAAGGCAGCGTCCTTATTTGGCAAGCAGGATGAGAGTGTTTTGCAG GTTTATGAAGCGGACACGAGAAATGCTGACGCTTTGAATCCAGAAATGTTTGAG GGAGTTACACATGTGATCTGTACTACTGGGACTACAGCATTTCCATCAAAACGCTGGGATGGGGATAACACTCCTGAACGTGTCG ATTGGGATGGCGTCCGAAATTTTGTGAGTGCCATGCCACAGACGGTCAAGAGACTGGTTTTGGTGTCATCGATTGGTGTTACAAAATATAATGAAATACCATGGAG TATCATGAACCTCTTTGGTGTGCTTAAATACAAGAAGATGGCAGAGGACTTTGTCCGCAATTCAGGCATACCTTTCACGATCATCAG GCCGGGGAGATTAACAGATGGGCCCTACACTTCCTATGACCTGAACACACTTGTTAAGGCTACAGCTGGAGAAAGACGAGCAGTTGAGATAGGCCAAG GTGACAAGCTTGTGGGAGAAGCGAGCAGATTGGTGGTGGCAGAAGCATGTATCCAAGCTTTGGATATTGAATCTACCCAAGGAAAAATATACGAGATTAGTTCGGTGAAG GGCGAAGGACCTGGGAGCGACCAGGAGAAATGGAAGCAACTATTTGCAGCTGCTGAATCGAACTAG